One genomic region from Lacerta agilis isolate rLacAgi1 chromosome 13, rLacAgi1.pri, whole genome shotgun sequence encodes:
- the PRR35 gene encoding proline-rich protein 35, whose product MDALRPHLQTIYTYRTISNASHFHRENIRQSTEGEGERGSRDRRSCFKIVLWFQQGELSGVDASSPTPRNLTFRSSGAAMSKEEAGCKLASVYKHKERKPKKPHYIPRPWGKPYNYKCFQCPFTCMEKSHLYNHMKYSLCKNSLSLLIESDWPYKKGNLLHPDLRLLHATEASRTRGRPDEPEVRASGATGTTNHKQAADRESGGDKLAGTEDVASERMSDETNQFQEEEEEEEEELSGLLQDMDSGEKKEKAKEVSPAGEDSAEPDMNTLLFRFKNKRDKPCKDPTPDFIITDVFSLKKHVVKGKEPPSPLELEAKPKHCKIPKKCPGAGGVLMEQWKLVANGQRRGASEVPTLSPDGNIIPCYPPPAYGEYHEPQSLNLSLLGINYPLNPNLFSYLSPSVTSSTTPHSHLTQLPFLASTAQLMHPHSAHFQPLQNPERSAFLPRFYYPLLFEHSFGSAENKMAATKPEAQQQPAAAMPAPPQAKTPTEPPKAGLLKVPVLKTGHPWVKGFREEPPPPETSHKALLLQAEEEKWLLREKESGSFLGVNSLCRKPVPDAYRSIAGLKEGAALLPNSVRKAELSTATCLDSGGNNHSNLKRKFAGNSLDFVGADVLTPAKVTYQASSLRAAPMQPSKSLDHWHVELHACPPEDQEKIGGSDILSPIITPSDHLLFKPSKAEAVTVDPRDPEATTVLIGDLSKTLEEYQDVEKKLSDLAKEDSPAQKQLRDQLIKIRQELFHIHQALEKAAKPSEGPLDLSVKRSSRGLEKGYQDKKEPKDALGVGKVYDKDPGSINRCLVVGEASEEDEASDRLVETENKTIDLLIKMSRSEALRRSSSSDTHLGAVIKAEVLPLTVPLELRHVMEPYYSRTTKCEADSSVLLCTDGRPNPNQGPPLPVTEDIPAMGCRAIPRSLSCGLPNETDRVCIHSPINTDP is encoded by the exons attGTGCTGTGGTTCCAGCAAGGTGAGCTGTCGGGAGTGGATGCCTCGAGCCCCACACCCCGTAACTTGACATTCAGGTCGTCGGGGGCAGCCATGTCGAAGGAAGAAGCGGGCTGTAAGCTGGCCTCGGTCTACAAGCACAAAGAACGCAAACCCAAGAAGCCCCACTACATCCCCAGGCCATGGGGGAAGCCCTATAACTACAAGTGCTTCCAGTGCCCTTTCACCTGCATGGAGAAATCTCACCTTTACAACCACATGAAGTACAGCCTGTGCAAAAACTCCCTCTCGCTGCTCATCGAGTCGGACTGGCCCTATAAGAAGGGCAACCTCCTCCACCCAGATCTCCGACTCCTGCATGCCACAGAGGCTTCGCGGACTCGCGGGAGGCCTGATGAGCCCGAGGTGCGTGCCTCGGGGGCCACTGGAACCACAAACCACAAGCAGGCAGCGGACAGGGAGAGCGGCGGAGACAAACTTGCAGGCACTGAAGACGTGGCCTCGGAAAGGATGAGTGATGAAACCAACCAGttccaagaggaggaggaagaggaagaggaggagctgtcCGGGCTGCTGCAGGACATGGACtccggggagaagaaggagaaggcgaAAGAGGTCAGCCCTGCTGGGGAGGACTCAGCAGAGCCTGACATGAACACCTTGCTCTTCCGGTTTAAAAATAAGAGGGATAAGCCTTGCAAAGACCCCACGCCGGACTTCATCATCACGGATGTCTTCTCCTTGAAGAAGCATGTGGTGAAGGGGAAAGAGCCACCTTCCCCTCTGGAGTTAGAAGCCAAACCAAAGCATTGCAAAATACCCAAAAAGTGCCCCGGGGCTGGCGGGGTCCTGATGGAACAATGGAAGCTAGTAGCCAATGGGCAAAGGAGAGGTGCCAGTGAGGTCCCAACCTTGTCTCCCGATGGCAACATCATTCCCTGTTACCCTCCTCCAGCATACGGTGAATACCATGAACCCCAGAGCCTCAACCTCTCTTTGCTGGGGATCAACTATCCATTGAACCCCAACCTCTTCTCTTATCTCAGCCCTTCTGTGACCAGCAGCACCACACCACACTCCCACCTGACCCAGCTGCCTTTCCTGGCCTCCACTGCCCAGCTGATGCACCCCCATTCTGCTCATTTCCAGCCCCTGCAGAACCCTGAGAGGTCGGCCTTCCTGCCCCGCTTCTACTACCCGCTCCTCTTTGAGCATTCTTTTGGTTCAGCGGAAAACAAGATGGCCGCCACCAAGCCTGAGGCCCAGCAACAACCCGCAGCCGCCATGCCCGCTCCTCCCCAGGCCAAAACCCCCACAGAGCCCCCAAAAGCTGGCCTGCTGAAGGTGCCAGTGCTGAAGACTGGCCATCCTTGGGTGAAAGGGTTTCGGGAAGAGCCACCTCCTCCTGAAACAAGCCACAAAGCGTTGCTGCTCCAAGCTGAAGAGGAGAAATGGCTGCTCCGCGAGAAGGAGAGCGGTTCTTTCCTGGGTGTCAACAGCCTGTGCAGAAAGCCAGTCCCTGATGCCTACCGGAGCATCGCGGGTTTAAAAGAGGGAGCCGCCCTTCTCCCCAATAGCGTCAGGAAGGCAGAACTATCCACGGCCACTTGCTTGGATAGTGGAGGGAACAACCACAGCAACCTGAAGAGGAAATTTGCAGGGAACAGCCTTGATTTTGTAGGCGCTGATGTACTGACTCCTGCAAAAGTCACATACCAAGCCAG CAGTTTAAGAGCTGCCCCTATGCAACCCTCAAAGTCTCTGGATCATTGGCACGTAGAACTCCATGCCTGCCCACCTGAAGACCAGGAAAAGATTGGCGGCTCTGACATTTTATCCCCCATAATTACACCTTCGGACCACCTACTTTTCAAGCCAAGCAAAGCAGAAGCTGTAACTGTTGACCCGAGAGACCCAGAGGCAACAACAGTGCTCATTGGTGACTTGTCCAAAACTTTAGAGGAGTATCAGGATGTGGAGAAGAAGCTCTCAGACCTGGCCAAAGAGGACAGCCCAGCGCAGAAGCAGCTAAGGGACCAGCTAATCAAAATCCGGCAGGAATTGTTCCATATCCACCAAGCACTGGAGAAGGCAGCCAAGCCCAGCGAGGGCCCTTTGGATCTCTCGGTGAAAAGGTCCTCAAGAGGTTTGGAGAAAGGATACCAGGACAAGAAGGAACCCAAGGATGCGCTTGGTGTTGGGAAGGTCTATGACAAGGATCCAGGTTCCATCAATAGATGCTTGGTGGTGGGTGAAGCTAGCGAAGAGGATGAGGCATCTGATCGTCTTGTTGAGACAGAGAACAAAACCATTGACCTGTTGATCAAAATGAGTCGTTCAGAGGCTCTCCGGAGAAGCTCCTCTTCAGACACCCACCTGGGAGCCGTAATCAAAGCCGAGGTGCTCCCACTCACTGTCCCACTAGAACTCAGGCACGTGATGGAGCCCTATTACAGCCGTACCACCAAGTGTGAGGCAGACTCCAGTGTCCTGCTGTGCACAGATGGGAGACCCAACCCCAACCAAGGCCCACCACTTCCTGTGACCGAAGACATCCCGGCAATGGGGTGTCGAGCCATCCCACGCTCCCTGTCATGTGGTCTGCCAAATGAGACAGACAGGGTGTGCATCCACAGTCCTATAAACACAGACCCGTGA